In Leptolyngbya iicbica LK, the genomic stretch CCTTTGCCAACATTCGCCTGCAAAACGAGCTGGTGCCCGGCTCTTCCGGCGGCGTGACTAAATACATGCCCGCTGGGGAAGAGATGTCCATCTACGATGCGGCGATGAAGTACCAGGCCGAAGGCACGCCGCTCGTCGTCATCGCAGGCAAAGAATACGGCACTGGCTCCTCGCGGGACTGGGCGGCTAAGGGCACCCGCCTACTGGGTGTCAAAGCCGTCGTGGCGGAGAGCTTTGAGCGTATCCACCGCTCTAATCTCGTCGGCATGGGCGTGTTGCCGCTGCAATTCCAGCCTGGCAGCAGTCGTGAAATGCTGAAGTTAGATGGCAGCGAAACCTTTGACCTGACCGGACTGGCCGGGGGCATTCAACCCGGCATGACCGTGACGCTGACGGTGCATCGCGCCGACGGTTCGACTACCTCGGTCGAGCTGCTCTGCCGCATCGATACCCTCGACGAAGTGGAATACTACCGCAACGGTGGCATCCTGCACTACGTGCTGCGGCAGCTGTTGGCAGCTTAACTGACTAAGCAATTCAGCTAAGGCAAACAACTTTGATTTTGGAGAGGTGTGTACATCTACTGATAGATATCTTTAACTCATATGTTCTATCAGTAGATGTACGCCTGCCTTTGTCAGAGGTATCACTTAGATTCGAAGAGAGCACGGGAGAATTACATGATTGAGTCGAATACTCCTAACTGGTCTTTTCAAATCTTGCCGAATGTTGATTTTATCGGCGACACTAGCGTTTTTGCCCTACTCTTTGATGTAAGTTTTCTCGAAAAGTTAGATCAGAATCTATTCATAAGGCCCGCATATAAAGCTCTCCTAAGTTTTCTGGCATCTCTGCACGACAAAGCTAAATACTCAAAGATAGAGTTTACAGTTTTCTCCGGTGAAATCCCTGGCTTTCACCAAGACTATTTTGTTATTGCTTTTGACTATATAGAAGATGATTTCATTGAGGAAACGAGAAGGTTTTTCTCTTAATTGATTTCTGAACTCAAAATCGATTTTTGTTCTTCAGAGGCACTAATGCCTGCGTTTAGATATCAACAGGGCTATGTTGTCGAATATTCAGAAGCCGATATGGCAGGAACAAGCTATTTAGATGGTGATGATAACTATGGTTCTCAACTAGAGATTTATCGTAGAAGTTGGCAAGAACCTGAAGACGTCGGACTTTCTGACAGTCTGTATGGCCAACTAGAAAATTGAGAGAGCACTGAATTTGAATAAGAAACGTTGGTTTGCAGGCTGCTAGGAGCATAAATGCCTTCGTGTTATCTTTGCGGAACTTGGATATCAAGAGGTAAAGGAGTCCGAGCTGACTTAGTTACAGGCTCGTCCTTTAGTTCACGAGGAAATTCAAGATTTTATATTTCACGCAAAACAATTTGTTCTAACTGCGCTAGAAAAAGAAGACGAAATCGCAGGATTTATCAACTTTTCGTCCTATTTGTGATTTTAGGGATCGCGGGTTTGTTTGTCTTCTCTGGAAGTGACGATTCAGATAGCTCTCAAGATGTCAATACAAGTAATGCTGAAATTGTTGAGTTTCCCAAAGATTCTTGTGGAGATCGATCTTCTGGGAAAGAGCAGCAATGGCACAGCGTGATTCTAGAAGATTCAAATCTTGAATATGTAGTCAATAATTTATGCAGAGATGCTTTTGTCCGAGAATTCAACGGAAAGCAAGTCATCCAAGTTGCTAGCTTCATTAATTCTGAGAAAGCCCATGAATTTGCCAAAAAAGTTAATGGGCAAGTCATGCCTCCATAATTCTTGGTATATGAGAAGAGATACGAAAATAGGAAAAAGAGACAAATACTACGATCGCGCCAAAAATTCTGATCGCAACATCGACATCAGCCACATCGACGCAAACTGCTCGCCCAGTTTGACGCTTTCCCGCAGGCGGCCCTCTTCCACGAAGCCCAAACTGCGATACAGCGATCGCGCTCGATGGTTCTCTTCCATCACATCCAGCCAAACCCGGTGGGCGGCAAACTCGTTAAAGGCTTTATCGAGCACCTGCATAAGGACCTCGCGACCATAGCCCTGGCCCGTTTGGGTAATCACAATGCGTTTGAGTAGCAGGCACTGATCCGGGTCTTGCAGCCCGAGCAAAATCACATAACCGACGCGATCGCGCGTCGTCGCATCTTCAATGATCCAGTGGCCCTCATTGGCATCGGCCAGGGTTTGCAAATGGCGATCGCGCGTCCACAGTCGCACATAGCCCGCTGCATGGGCCGCTGCTTCCGCTGGCAACACAAAGTCCAGATCGTCGGGCGTTGTCGGGCGCAGTTGGGCAGTGGGGGAGTTCATCGCCAGTCGTTAACCAAAAAGTCGCAAATTCAGAAACAGGATTTTATCAAGAGCCAGCCTGGTCGCGCCGTCAGCTCGCTTGCCCTTGAACAGCCGAGACGGCTGTTCACACGGCATGCAATACATTCCTGAGGGAGCTGCGATGAGCTTGATTCGGGTGCAGCGAGTTAATCATCTAGCGCGATCGTCGCCACCACCTGACCGTGATCGGACTTCCAGCGTTCAATCTGGTCGTCCAGCAGCGTTTGGTCAAATAGGTGGTCATTGTAAACCGAGACGTAAATGACCTGACCAATGTGGTTGCGATTGCGCGGGGCAAATTCCTCACTCACCATGATGTGGTCGAGGCTGTCGTAATGCCCATTGTGGATGTGGGTGTAATAGTGGTCGCCGTAGCCCAGCCGCGCCTGGATATCTTTGACCTGATACAGCAGTGTGTCCCACACGGGCACTTTTCTGCGGAACGGCCAGCATTCCCACGGTGGCTGCCCGGAAACCAGTTGCGTCGTCACTGCCGTATCGTTATCGTTCACATCGCCCATCACAATGACCGGATAGCGGCGATCTCGCAACTTTTCCATCAAGATATAGCGCAGAGCCGTGGCCTCGGCGGCGCGGCGGATTAGCGATCGCGCCTGCCCTTTCGCAATTTCTACGGGATCGGTGCGATCGACCTCGCGAAACATCGTCGGTCGCTTTGACTTCAAATGCACCACAAACACGGTGCAGTGCATGCCATTGGGCAACTCCACATCCACCGCTAGCACCGGATGCGAAAATGAGGTGAGCGGAATCCGTGCCTTTTCCGCATCCACACTTAGCCAGCTTTCCGGCGGAAAGTCGACGTAAACGCGCTGCCCCAAGACGGGAAATCGCGTCGCTAGCGCGACCCCTGGCCCCTTGCCAATTCCGTCGGCCATCACTAACTGATGCTGTTGAGCGCTCTGGGTGGTGGCTAAGACGTCAGCCAACGCCTCTGGCTGAAAAATTTCTTGAAATCCCACCAGGTCAACTTGCATCCGGTCGAGTTGGCGCGCCGTCCAGTCCACCTTTTGACGATAGTCCGCGACTGAGTAAGACTCGCCGTGATAGTACTCCACCTCAGGCAACACTAGGTTGTTGAGGTTAAACGTGCCAATCCGAAACTGCTGTTTTGCCAAATC encodes the following:
- a CDS encoding endonuclease/exonuclease/phosphatase family protein, with the translated sequence MAKQQFRIGTFNLNNLVLPEVEYYHGESYSVADYRQKVDWTARQLDRMQVDLVGFQEIFQPEALADVLATTQSAQQHQLVMADGIGKGPGVALATRFPVLGQRVYVDFPPESWLSVDAEKARIPLTSFSHPVLAVDVELPNGMHCTVFVVHLKSKRPTMFREVDRTDPVEIAKGQARSLIRRAAEATALRYILMEKLRDRRYPVIVMGDVNDNDTAVTTQLVSGQPPWECWPFRRKVPVWDTLLYQVKDIQARLGYGDHYYTHIHNGHYDSLDHIMVSEEFAPRNRNHIGQVIYVSVYNDHLFDQTLLDDQIERWKSDHGQVVATIALDD
- a CDS encoding GNAT family N-acetyltransferase is translated as MNSPTAQLRPTTPDDLDFVLPAEAAAHAAGYVRLWTRDRHLQTLADANEGHWIIEDATTRDRVGYVILLGLQDPDQCLLLKRIVITQTGQGYGREVLMQVLDKAFNEFAAHRVWLDVMEENHRARSLYRSLGFVEEGRLRESVKLGEQFASMWLMSMLRSEFLARS